GCTCGTGCGCAGCGCCGCGAGCTCGGGCGCGAACTCGAGCCGGTCGACGAGATCCGTCGACACGTCGTTCATCGTCGGCGTGCTCGAGAGGTTCACGGCGCCGAACGCGGGGATCGCGATCAGCAGCGGGACGATCGCCCCGCGCAGCGCGCGCGGCCGCCAGCTCTTGCCGGTCGAGCTTGCGAACGCGGCCGCGCCCGCCAGCGCGATGCCGAAGACCACGGAGGTGAGAACCGCGAGGAAGACCAGCGTGAAGCCGAGGAAGGGCGTGAACACGCCGGTGAACGCTCCTCCCGTTCCGAGCACGATCAGCGTCACGATCACGTAGCTCGGCGCCATCCAGAGCCGTTCCATTTTCTCGCCCCTCCTGGCCGGCGATTCTACCCTGGGGCAAGCTGGCCCACGGAGGTTTCATGTCGGCAGCCGACGAGCTCTGCGGTGCGCATGGTCCGGCAGAGGACCACTCCGATC
This Deltaproteobacteria bacterium DNA region includes the following protein-coding sequences:
- a CDS encoding DUF1499 domain-containing protein, whose product is MERLWMAPSYVIVTLIVLGTGGAFTGVFTPFLGFTLVFLAVLTSVVFGIALAGAAAFASSTGKSWRPRALRGAIVPLLIAIPAFGAVNLSSTPTMNDVSTDLVDRLEFAPELAALRTSPEPGAEQRAHFDELQRQSYPEAVPILLALPPDQAFDRARQVAESLPGWQVTRADAATGRIEATGTSSVFHFVDDVVIRVRPDAAGSRVDVRSRSRDGLGDMGVNAKRIRAYSEALGK